In Arthrobacter sp. QXT-31, one genomic interval encodes:
- the atpD gene encoding F0F1 ATP synthase subunit beta, translated as MTATATEHVAATAGATGRIARVIGPVVDVEFPADAIPSIYNALTTEITLNGETKTITFETSQHLGDNLVRAISLQATDGLVRGTSVVDTGAPISVPVGDGVKGHIFNVLGKPLDVAESEIQAADHWPIHRKAPSFASLEGSTEMLETGIKVIDLLTPYIKGGKIGLFGGAGVGKTVLIQEMITRVARNFGGTSVFAGVGERTREGNDLWVEMEEAGVLKDTALVFGQMDEPPGTRLRVALSALTMAEYFRDVQNQDVLLFIDNIFRFTQAGSEVSTLLGRMPSAVGYQPNLADEMGLLQERITSTKGHSITSMQAIYVPADDYTDPAPATTFAHLDATTELSREIASRGLYPAVDPLTSTSRILDPQYIGKDHYNTAVRVKQILQKNKELQDIIAILGVDELSEEDKIVVSRARRIQQFLSQNTYTAKQFTGVEGSTVSIKDTVEGFAAICDGELDHVAEQAFFNVGGLDDVERQWAKIQEQTK; from the coding sequence ATGACTGCCACCGCTACCGAGCACGTAGCAGCAACGGCCGGTGCCACCGGCCGTATCGCACGTGTCATTGGCCCGGTTGTCGACGTCGAATTCCCGGCTGACGCAATCCCCTCGATTTACAACGCGCTCACCACCGAGATCACTCTCAACGGTGAGACCAAGACCATCACGTTCGAGACCTCCCAGCACCTGGGTGACAACCTCGTCCGCGCTATCTCCCTGCAGGCAACCGACGGCCTGGTCCGCGGCACGTCCGTGGTGGACACCGGTGCCCCGATCTCCGTGCCTGTCGGCGACGGCGTCAAGGGCCACATCTTCAACGTGCTCGGCAAGCCGCTGGACGTTGCAGAGTCCGAGATCCAGGCAGCTGACCACTGGCCGATCCACCGCAAGGCTCCGTCCTTCGCGTCCCTCGAGGGTTCCACCGAAATGCTCGAAACGGGCATCAAGGTCATCGACCTCCTCACCCCGTACATCAAGGGTGGAAAGATCGGCCTGTTCGGCGGCGCCGGCGTCGGCAAGACCGTTCTGATCCAGGAAATGATCACCCGTGTTGCCCGCAACTTCGGTGGTACCTCCGTGTTCGCCGGTGTTGGCGAGCGTACCCGTGAAGGCAACGACCTCTGGGTTGAAATGGAAGAGGCCGGCGTTCTGAAGGACACCGCGCTTGTGTTCGGCCAGATGGACGAGCCGCCGGGAACGCGTCTGCGTGTGGCCCTGTCTGCCCTGACCATGGCGGAATACTTCCGCGATGTCCAGAACCAGGACGTGCTGCTCTTCATCGACAACATCTTCCGTTTCACGCAGGCAGGTTCCGAGGTTTCCACGCTGCTGGGCCGTATGCCTTCCGCCGTGGGTTACCAGCCGAACCTTGCCGACGAGATGGGCCTCCTGCAGGAGCGCATCACGTCCACCAAGGGCCACTCAATCACCTCGATGCAGGCCATCTACGTTCCCGCAGATGACTACACCGACCCGGCACCGGCCACGACCTTCGCGCACCTGGATGCGACCACGGAACTTTCCCGTGAAATCGCTTCCCGTGGTCTGTACCCGGCCGTGGACCCGCTGACGTCCACGTCCCGAATCCTGGACCCGCAGTACATCGGCAAGGACCACTACAACACGGCTGTCCGTGTGAAGCAGATCCTGCAGAAGAACAAGGAACTCCAGGACATCATCGCCATCCTCGGTGTTGACGAACTGTCTGAAGAGGACAAGATCGTCGTGTCGCGTGCACGCCGCATCCAGCAGTTCCTCTCCCAGAACACCTACACCGCCAAGCAGTTCACCGGCGTTGAGGGCTCCACCGTTTCCATCAAGGACACCGTGGAAGGCTTCGCGGCCATCTGCGACGGCGAACTTGACCACGTTGCAGAGCAGGCGTTCTTCAACGTCGGCGGTCTGGACGACGTCGAGCGCCAGTGGGCCAAGATTCAGGAACAGACCAAGTAA
- a CDS encoding F0F1 ATP synthase subunit epsilon, producing MAELEVEIVAADHFVWSGAAKMVKARTSDGEIGILPGHSPVLAILAEGQLAIEPVSGDRIAVDVDGGFFSVDNNRVVIVADNAHMGDAATAGIR from the coding sequence ATGGCTGAGCTTGAGGTTGAGATTGTCGCAGCGGACCACTTCGTGTGGTCCGGGGCGGCCAAGATGGTCAAGGCCCGCACCAGCGATGGTGAGATCGGAATCCTGCCCGGCCACTCGCCCGTGCTGGCGATTTTGGCCGAGGGTCAGCTGGCAATCGAGCCGGTCTCCGGCGACCGCATTGCTGTAGATGTTGACGGCGGATTCTTTTCCGTCGACAACAACCGGGTGGTAATCGTTGCTGACAACGCCCACATGGGTGACGCGGCCACTGCGGGGATCCGATAG
- a CDS encoding DUF2550 domain-containing protein: MDVTSFPFIAIATVFAVLIFTLCLFGVRRFNLRRALGTVDASIRTAGKSWRMGVCRYQDNELEWFKLLSLSVRPRHRFKRSSLELLGRRQPTEAELVKVQPDVVIVELRYEGEDVFLAMKFDAYTGLSSWLEAGPVIGVGTWR, encoded by the coding sequence ATGGACGTTACTTCTTTTCCGTTCATCGCCATAGCAACCGTGTTCGCGGTGCTGATTTTTACGCTGTGCCTGTTTGGGGTGCGCCGCTTCAACCTGCGGCGCGCCCTGGGCACGGTGGACGCCTCCATTCGTACAGCTGGAAAGAGCTGGCGGATGGGGGTTTGTCGTTATCAGGACAATGAGCTTGAGTGGTTCAAGCTCCTGTCCCTGAGCGTGCGGCCGCGGCACCGTTTCAAACGGAGTTCCCTGGAGCTGCTGGGCCGGCGCCAGCCTACCGAGGCGGAGCTGGTCAAGGTGCAGCCCGACGTCGTGATCGTGGAGCTTCGGTACGAGGGGGAAGACGTCTTCCTGGCGATGAAGTTCGACGCCTACACGGGGCTGTCATCGTGGCTTGAGGCGGGCCCGGTAATCGGCGTGGGAACCTGGCGCTGA
- a CDS encoding cold-shock protein, with product MAQGTVKWFNAEKGFGFITPDDSEGDVFVHYSEIQTGGFKTLDENQRVQFEIGQGAKGPQATGVTVV from the coding sequence ATGGCACAGGGAACCGTCAAGTGGTTCAACGCTGAAAAGGGCTTCGGCTTCATCACCCCGGATGACTCCGAGGGCGATGTCTTCGTTCACTACTCCGAGATCCAGACCGGCGGCTTCAAGACCCTCGACGAGAACCAGCGTGTTCAGTTCGAAATCGGCCAGGGCGCCAAGGGCCCGCAGGCTACGGGCGTCACCGTCGTCTAA
- the nucS gene encoding endonuclease NucS produces MRLVIARCSVDYVGRLKAHLPLATRLLLVKADGSVLVHSDGGSYKPLNWMSPPAVLRVTSPEDAEVEVGVVEQWTVQSAKTDDRLIINIHEQLHDSSHELGQDPGLIKDGVEADLQRLLADQIETLGEGFSLIRREYFTAIGPVDILARDADGATVAIELKRRGDIDGVEQLTRYLELLNRDPLLAPVRGIFAAQQIKPQARVLATDRGIDCVTLDYDAMRGVDDIESRLF; encoded by the coding sequence GTGCGTCTCGTCATAGCCCGTTGCTCCGTTGATTATGTTGGCCGGCTCAAAGCCCATCTCCCCCTCGCCACCCGGCTCCTGCTGGTGAAGGCCGACGGATCGGTGCTGGTGCACTCCGACGGCGGCTCCTACAAGCCCCTGAACTGGATGAGCCCTCCCGCCGTACTCCGCGTCACCTCGCCGGAGGACGCCGAGGTCGAGGTGGGCGTCGTCGAACAGTGGACGGTGCAGTCGGCCAAAACGGACGACAGGCTCATCATCAACATCCACGAACAGCTCCACGACAGCTCCCACGAGCTGGGACAGGACCCCGGCCTGATCAAGGACGGCGTGGAAGCCGATCTGCAGCGGCTCCTCGCCGACCAGATCGAAACCCTCGGGGAAGGGTTCTCGCTGATCCGGCGGGAGTACTTCACGGCCATCGGGCCCGTGGACATCCTTGCCCGGGACGCCGACGGCGCCACGGTCGCCATCGAGCTGAAGCGGCGCGGGGACATCGACGGCGTGGAACAGCTGACACGCTACCTTGAGCTGCTGAACCGGGATCCGCTGCTGGCGCCGGTGCGGGGCATCTTCGCCGCCCAGCAGATCAAGCCGCAGGCCCGTGTGCTCGCCACGGACCGCGGCATCGACTGCGTGACCCTCGATTACGACGCAATGCGCGGCGTTGACGACATTGAATCCCGCCTTTTCTGA
- a CDS encoding ATP/GTP-binding protein, with protein sequence MPRSNRPRRAKTGRGAAGSAPGGRKHGAGPAPELDLERARAGIARRESAPDGEWMVRTMTARNAEKTYICPGCSTAVLPGIAHLVVWADDHMFGAAAGLAERRHWHTNCWTSRNFRYR encoded by the coding sequence ATGCCCCGCTCCAACCGTCCCCGCCGTGCCAAGACGGGCCGCGGCGCGGCCGGAAGTGCCCCGGGCGGCCGGAAGCACGGCGCAGGTCCCGCACCGGAACTTGACCTGGAACGGGCGCGGGCGGGCATTGCCCGCAGGGAAAGCGCACCGGACGGGGAGTGGATGGTGCGGACCATGACGGCCCGCAACGCCGAGAAGACGTATATCTGCCCGGGCTGCTCCACCGCTGTCCTGCCCGGCATCGCCCATCTGGTGGTCTGGGCCGACGACCATATGTTTGGGGCAGCCGCGGGACTGGCCGAGCGGCGCCACTGGCACACCAACTGCTGGACGTCCCGGAACTTCCGGTACCGGTAA
- a CDS encoding alpha/beta hydrolase, whose amino-acid sequence MTFDPASYVFSQPSGSTAIRASTVLPARRENIEIRTEDGHTLVGELALPESGPVTATLITLHPLPTHGGFMDSHVYRKASYRLPALAGVAVLRFNTRGTSSPRGTSDGTFEEGIGERYDVEAAVRFAVERQLPNRWLVGWSFGTELALMYGAVEPVASQVEGAVLLSPPLHRATDEHLKLWAASGKPLTVLVPEHDDYLRPAAAESRFSLVPQARVVGVDGAKHLWVGEKQAARVLNEIVDDVTRAGSGTAGLPQEWEGPVATAAV is encoded by the coding sequence ATGACTTTTGACCCGGCGTCGTACGTGTTCAGCCAGCCATCAGGATCCACCGCCATCCGTGCCTCAACGGTGCTCCCGGCCCGGCGGGAGAACATCGAAATCCGCACCGAGGACGGCCACACGCTGGTTGGCGAGCTGGCGCTGCCTGAATCGGGTCCGGTCACCGCCACGCTGATCACCCTGCACCCGCTGCCCACGCACGGCGGCTTCATGGATTCCCACGTGTACCGCAAGGCCTCCTACCGTCTGCCGGCGCTGGCCGGGGTGGCCGTGCTGCGCTTCAACACCCGGGGCACCTCCTCGCCGCGCGGAACCAGCGACGGAACGTTTGAGGAAGGCATCGGCGAACGGTACGACGTGGAGGCGGCCGTGCGCTTCGCCGTCGAGCGGCAGCTGCCCAACCGCTGGCTCGTGGGCTGGTCCTTCGGCACCGAACTCGCGCTCATGTACGGCGCCGTGGAACCGGTGGCCTCACAGGTGGAGGGCGCCGTACTGCTGTCCCCGCCGCTGCACCGCGCCACCGACGAGCACCTCAAGCTCTGGGCTGCGTCCGGCAAGCCGCTGACGGTCCTGGTGCCCGAGCACGACGACTACCTGCGGCCCGCCGCTGCGGAATCCCGGTTCAGCCTGGTGCCCCAGGCCAGGGTGGTGGGGGTCGACGGCGCCAAGCACCTGTGGGTGGGGGAGAAGCAGGCCGCGCGGGTGCTGAACGAGATTGTCGACGACGTCACGCGCGCCGGCTCCGGCACCGCGGGCCTGCCGCAGGAATGGGAAGGTCCGGTGGCCACCGCGGCGGTGTGA
- a CDS encoding AI-2E family transporter, with protein MTHNTDPSKRGPEDLPDADSSRSLPEPSETAAQDAAAESAAGHGGAPHPSAPQKPAKTKRRPAALGAVLRRLRQPIPGAQPRLRFEFPPEHPETVEAEETGDTERFGPPGPRISTQHPLYLGFMGTVGVGLALLVYWIGSHTTQLLLWIVAALFIALGLDPVVRWLEGRKIPRPAGILVSVSVLIIAVVGFFATLIPTIVEQVTELVKQAPVWVRDFINSDFFRTLDNQFGVRDRIMEELDKFVKNPEAMSGIFGGVLGFGSTVANGLFGALIVLVLSLYFLAALPAMKRWGYRLAPRSRRQRVEALSEEITRSVGNYVIGQAVVALLNATFAFIVMSIIGVPFAVLLAFIVALLAFIPLVGGLIAGVLVILITLTLGWQSALAYAICYFAYLQFEAYFISPRIMQKAVAVPGAVAVISVIAGGSLLGVLGALIAIPTAAAILLLIKEIYIVRQDKH; from the coding sequence GTGACTCACAACACGGATCCGTCCAAGCGCGGCCCCGAAGATCTGCCAGACGCCGACTCCTCCCGGAGCCTGCCCGAGCCCTCTGAAACCGCAGCACAGGACGCTGCCGCGGAGAGCGCGGCAGGACACGGCGGCGCTCCACACCCCTCGGCGCCGCAGAAGCCGGCAAAGACGAAGCGCCGTCCGGCTGCCCTGGGCGCCGTGCTGAGGCGGCTGCGCCAGCCTATCCCGGGTGCCCAGCCCAGGTTGCGGTTCGAGTTTCCGCCGGAACACCCCGAAACCGTCGAGGCAGAGGAAACCGGGGACACCGAGCGTTTTGGCCCGCCCGGGCCCCGCATCTCCACCCAGCACCCGCTGTACCTCGGATTCATGGGCACCGTGGGGGTGGGGCTGGCGCTGCTGGTCTACTGGATCGGATCCCACACCACCCAACTGCTGCTCTGGATCGTCGCTGCACTGTTCATTGCCCTCGGCCTGGACCCGGTGGTGCGCTGGCTGGAGGGCCGGAAGATACCCAGGCCCGCCGGCATCCTGGTGTCCGTATCGGTGCTGATCATCGCGGTTGTCGGCTTCTTTGCCACCCTCATCCCCACGATCGTGGAACAGGTGACCGAGCTGGTGAAGCAGGCCCCCGTGTGGGTGCGGGACTTCATCAACTCGGATTTCTTCCGCACCCTCGACAACCAGTTCGGCGTCCGGGACCGGATCATGGAGGAGCTCGACAAGTTCGTCAAGAACCCTGAGGCCATGAGCGGCATCTTCGGCGGCGTCCTCGGCTTCGGGTCAACGGTGGCCAACGGTCTCTTCGGCGCACTGATCGTGCTGGTGCTCAGCCTGTATTTCCTCGCCGCACTGCCTGCGATGAAGAGATGGGGCTACCGGCTCGCACCGCGGTCCCGCCGGCAGCGCGTCGAGGCGCTCTCCGAGGAGATCACCCGCTCGGTGGGCAACTACGTCATCGGGCAGGCCGTGGTCGCCCTCCTGAATGCCACCTTTGCCTTCATCGTCATGTCCATCATCGGCGTGCCCTTCGCCGTGCTGCTGGCCTTCATCGTGGCGCTGCTGGCCTTCATTCCGCTGGTCGGCGGGCTGATCGCCGGCGTCCTGGTCATCCTGATCACGCTGACGCTGGGCTGGCAGTCCGCCCTGGCCTACGCCATCTGCTACTTCGCCTACCTCCAGTTCGAGGCGTACTTCATCTCGCCGCGCATCATGCAGAAGGCGGTGGCTGTTCCCGGCGCCGTCGCCGTAATCTCGGTGATCGCGGGCGGCAGCCTGCTCGGCGTCCTGGGGGCGCTCATTGCCATCCCGACGGCGGCCGCCATCCTGCTGCTCATCAAGGAGATTTACATCGTCCGGCAGGACAAGCATTAG
- a CDS encoding tetratricopeptide repeat protein → MSSPASRPVPSAASQLNLRGAVDLSSLKQRPAPPAPNNAAAAGAPPVQQSEGGPALRVDVTEANFQSLVELSAQVPVVFTLWAAYSPESSGLLNVLERIIQSYGGRLVLAAADIEAFPQLAQAFQVQAVPTAVAVLKGQPVPLFQGGADEQQIRPLLDELLTVAAANGVTGNVGGGTGTSEEPAPAPLPPLHQKAFDAIEAGDYAAAAAAYRQALAEMPADAEAKAGLAQVELMERLQSLSGPEGEALRQLAADEPDNLTAQLGVADLDLAGGHVEDALNRVVAFIGRNFGPERETARVRLLELFEVVGTTDERAGKARQALARVLF, encoded by the coding sequence ATGAGTTCGCCAGCTTCCCGTCCTGTCCCTTCGGCCGCGAGCCAGCTAAACCTTCGCGGCGCCGTCGATCTCTCCTCCCTCAAGCAGCGGCCGGCGCCGCCGGCGCCGAATAACGCCGCCGCGGCGGGTGCCCCGCCGGTGCAACAGTCCGAGGGCGGGCCGGCCCTCCGGGTGGACGTCACGGAGGCAAATTTCCAGAGCCTGGTGGAGCTGTCCGCCCAGGTGCCCGTGGTGTTTACCCTGTGGGCCGCCTATTCGCCCGAATCCAGCGGCCTCCTGAACGTCCTGGAGCGGATCATCCAGAGCTACGGCGGACGGCTGGTTCTCGCTGCTGCGGACATTGAAGCATTCCCACAGCTGGCCCAGGCCTTCCAGGTGCAGGCCGTTCCCACCGCGGTGGCCGTGCTCAAGGGCCAGCCGGTTCCCCTCTTCCAGGGCGGCGCCGACGAGCAGCAGATCCGCCCGCTGCTGGACGAGCTGCTGACGGTTGCGGCCGCGAACGGAGTGACAGGCAACGTCGGCGGCGGCACGGGCACGTCCGAGGAACCTGCCCCTGCACCTCTGCCGCCCCTGCACCAGAAGGCCTTCGACGCCATCGAAGCCGGTGACTACGCCGCTGCCGCAGCCGCGTACCGGCAGGCGCTCGCCGAGATGCCGGCCGATGCGGAGGCCAAGGCAGGCCTGGCGCAGGTGGAACTGATGGAACGCCTGCAGAGCCTGTCCGGTCCCGAGGGCGAGGCCCTGCGCCAGCTTGCCGCTGATGAACCCGACAACCTCACAGCCCAGCTGGGCGTTGCCGACCTGGATCTCGCAGGCGGCCACGTGGAGGATGCCCTGAACCGCGTCGTGGCGTTCATCGGCAGGAACTTCGGACCCGAACGCGAGACCGCCCGGGTGCGCCTGCTGGAGCTGTTCGAAGTTGTGGGGACCACGGACGAACGGGCGGGCAAGGCCCGCCAGGCGCTGGCCCGGGTGCTCTTTTAG